The Thermoclostridium stercorarium subsp. stercorarium DSM 8532 genome contains a region encoding:
- a CDS encoding extracellular solute-binding protein — translation MRKALAVILCLVLVVSIAACGKTDTGTTAADSGGKSETGSAQQSGTNTDKRVKLTFLCQINVDTEGYDVNDNPYINYLRDTLNIDIEIISESSNYENKVNTVMASGDYPDYVQLSKSLYFKYAYDGALIKLDDLLNETDYPNLMAGVDEKYWNYSKIDGSIYGIPFVRYDTTPYLSYARKDWLENLGIDPSTLKTVDDYYNMLYAFTYNDPDRNGLNDTYGLSGCSGGTAMNSVAERYMGMLFIDAFDAAQFQVVDGKVIPNYITDGYKDYLKFLAKLYADGIIVPDYITKTQKQTEEEFMNGKFGVLNLFWSLSTLSSMRENLYPLRPPQKVNGGGESKYVYATPIRHWIGITTACKYPEKVLQIFDWSETDEGSVYVHAGIEGWDYDKVNGEIVIREDRAGINWAWRFITLGHQKSKVDSQLLPILTQSWGELAMEHLKLSEQYGTNDPIYVSAPEFSELSDYDFDTYVASYRDEVIMGKKDIDATWDDYVAGWYKYGGERWVELYTEWYNNSYNK, via the coding sequence ATGAGGAAGGCCTTAGCGGTGATTTTGTGTTTGGTGTTAGTCGTGTCCATCGCCGCTTGTGGCAAGACAGATACCGGAACGACTGCAGCGGATTCAGGTGGAAAATCTGAAACGGGCTCTGCCCAGCAGTCAGGCACAAATACTGATAAACGGGTGAAACTGACTTTCCTTTGCCAGATTAATGTAGACACCGAAGGGTATGACGTAAACGACAACCCGTATATCAACTATCTGCGTGATACACTGAATATTGATATTGAAATTATCAGTGAAAGTTCAAACTATGAAAATAAGGTTAATACCGTTATGGCATCAGGGGATTACCCGGATTATGTGCAGCTTTCAAAATCACTATATTTTAAATACGCTTATGACGGTGCGCTGATAAAACTTGATGATTTGCTCAATGAAACCGATTATCCCAATCTGATGGCCGGCGTTGACGAAAAGTACTGGAATTACTCAAAAATAGACGGAAGTATTTATGGAATACCTTTTGTAAGGTATGATACTACCCCGTATCTTTCATATGCAAGGAAAGACTGGCTTGAGAACCTGGGCATTGATCCTTCAACTTTAAAAACTGTAGACGACTATTACAATATGTTATATGCTTTTACGTACAATGATCCCGATCGCAACGGTCTTAATGATACATATGGCTTAAGCGGCTGCAGTGGCGGCACGGCCATGAACAGTGTTGCGGAACGTTATATGGGAATGCTTTTCATAGATGCTTTTGATGCAGCTCAGTTCCAGGTAGTGGATGGAAAAGTGATTCCCAATTATATTACCGATGGATACAAAGATTATCTGAAGTTCCTTGCAAAGCTTTATGCTGACGGTATCATAGTTCCTGACTACATAACAAAGACGCAGAAACAGACCGAAGAAGAGTTTATGAATGGAAAATTTGGAGTTCTGAACTTATTCTGGTCGCTTTCAACCTTAAGTTCAATGAGAGAAAATCTGTATCCTCTCAGACCTCCGCAGAAAGTTAACGGAGGAGGAGAGTCAAAATATGTATACGCAACACCTATAAGACATTGGATAGGAATTACAACAGCGTGCAAGTATCCTGAAAAAGTACTTCAGATATTTGACTGGTCTGAAACAGATGAAGGTTCGGTATATGTTCATGCAGGAATTGAAGGCTGGGATTACGACAAAGTTAACGGTGAAATAGTAATCCGTGAAGACAGGGCCGGAATTAACTGGGCATGGCGCTTTATTACCCTTGGACATCAGAAGAGCAAAGTAGACAGCCAGCTGCTTCCAATCCTTACCCAGTCATGGGGAGAACTTGCAATGGAGCATCTTAAGCTTTCCGAACAGTATGGAACAAATGACCCGATTTATGTATCAGCCCCGGAATTCAGTGAACTCAGTGATTATGACTTTGACACATATGTAGCGTCATACCGTGACGAAGTGATTATGGGTAAAAAAGACATAGACGCTACATGGGATGATTATGTTGCAGGCTGGTATAAATATGGAGGGGAACGCTGGGTAGAACTTTATACTGAATGGTATAATAATTCATATAACAAATAA
- a CDS encoding carbohydrate ABC transporter permease has product MGKNREQIREETDVIKIISYIVMTLFGLMCLFPFYYIFVVSISAPQFVREGQIILWPKGFSLQAYKVTFNHARFYSSFRISVIRTLIGTALGVTLSSSLAYAVSRKYLRGRKFFMVFIVFTMLFNGGIIPTYLVVRYTGLIDSIWALIIPNMINTFNVIVLVNFFKGIPDEIEESAKIDGANDLIIFYKLMIPVAMPAIATITLFISVYHWNSLMDGILYINTPSKKPLQVYLNDIVAAGQTDDLFGDASARWMPTLSLKTATIFASTLPILMVYPFLQKYFVKGIMVGSVKG; this is encoded by the coding sequence GTGGGTAAAAACAGGGAGCAAATCAGGGAAGAAACCGATGTAATTAAGATAATCAGTTATATTGTAATGACATTGTTTGGTCTTATGTGTCTGTTCCCATTTTACTATATTTTTGTCGTTTCAATAAGTGCTCCCCAATTTGTCCGTGAGGGTCAGATAATTCTGTGGCCTAAAGGTTTTTCACTTCAGGCGTATAAAGTTACCTTCAATCACGCACGTTTTTATTCATCCTTCAGGATATCGGTAATACGGACTTTAATTGGTACGGCACTGGGAGTTACCCTTTCAAGTTCGCTTGCATATGCGGTGTCAAGGAAGTATCTCAGAGGAAGAAAGTTTTTCATGGTGTTTATCGTTTTTACGATGTTATTTAACGGCGGAATAATTCCGACATATCTTGTTGTGCGGTATACAGGTTTGATTGATTCAATTTGGGCATTGATAATTCCTAATATGATAAATACATTCAACGTAATAGTTCTGGTAAACTTTTTCAAAGGTATTCCCGATGAAATTGAAGAGTCAGCTAAAATAGACGGGGCAAACGACCTGATAATATTCTATAAGCTGATGATCCCGGTGGCTATGCCGGCGATTGCGACCATTACACTTTTCATTTCAGTATATCACTGGAATTCATTGATGGATGGTATCCTTTATATAAATACTCCTTCTAAAAAACCTCTTCAGGTATACCTAAACGACATCGTCGCAGCAGGTCAGACCGATGACCTTTTTGGCGATGCTTCAGCGCGCTGGATGCCAACGCTTTCACTTAAAACTGCCACTATTTTTGCTTCCACACTGCCGATCTTAATGGTATATCCCTTCCTGCAAAAATATTTTGTGAAGGGCATTATGGTCGGTTCTGTGAAAGGATAA
- a CDS encoding ABC transporter permease, with protein sequence MDSVANKKFVKKCPGYFHQLVRDIVKNRWLYLMLVPGVIWFLIYRYLPMLGLYIAFCDFNVVKGIKGSEFVGLKYFKYIFFEHRNFWQLVENTLAINVLKLIFYFPAPIIFAIMLNEIMNVKYKRTLQTLIYLPHFVSWVVFGSIIITFLSPTDGIVNQVIKLMGKEPIFFMSEPKYFRWIVVASDIWKEAGWGTIIYLAAITNIDPQLYEAAKIDSANKLQLIRYITIPCISETIIVMLLLDIGRIMNVSFEQIYVLANPTVYSTGDVISTYVYRVGIGNGRFSLTTAIGLFQSVIGFILLLICNAISKRCFEKSLW encoded by the coding sequence ATGGACTCGGTGGCGAACAAAAAATTTGTAAAAAAATGTCCCGGATATTTTCATCAGCTTGTCAGAGATATTGTGAAAAATCGGTGGTTATATTTGATGCTTGTACCGGGAGTAATATGGTTTTTAATTTACAGGTACCTCCCAATGTTAGGGCTTTATATAGCCTTTTGCGATTTCAATGTTGTTAAGGGTATTAAAGGCAGCGAGTTTGTGGGTTTAAAATATTTTAAATATATTTTCTTTGAACATCGCAATTTCTGGCAACTGGTTGAAAATACCCTTGCAATCAATGTTTTGAAACTAATATTTTATTTTCCGGCTCCGATAATTTTTGCAATTATGTTAAACGAGATTATGAATGTTAAATACAAAAGAACTCTTCAGACACTGATATATCTTCCCCATTTTGTATCATGGGTTGTATTCGGAAGTATCATTATTACGTTCCTAAGTCCAACTGATGGCATTGTAAACCAGGTAATAAAATTAATGGGGAAGGAACCAATTTTCTTTATGTCAGAGCCCAAATATTTCCGATGGATTGTGGTTGCTTCTGATATATGGAAAGAAGCCGGCTGGGGAACTATTATATATTTGGCTGCAATTACAAATATTGATCCTCAGTTGTATGAAGCAGCTAAAATCGATTCGGCAAACAAACTGCAGCTCATACGGTATATTACCATACCCTGTATTTCAGAAACCATAATCGTTATGTTGCTTCTGGACATTGGAAGAATTATGAACGTAAGTTTTGAACAGATTTATGTTCTGGCTAATCCTACAGTATACAGTACAGGCGATGTCATAAGCACATATGTTTACAGAGTGGGTATTGGAAACGGACGCTTCAGTCTTACCACCGCTATTGGTCTTTTTCAGTCGGTAATAGGCTTTATACTTCTTTTAATCTGTAATGCTATAAGTAAAAGATGCTTTGAAAAAAGCTTATGGTGA
- a CDS encoding response regulator transcription factor, with product MYKLIIIDDEKIIRETIGSMIDWKSIDVELVGLCSNGMEGLDMIIDEDPDIVMTDIRMPVFSGLELIKRIRQLNKDIEFIILSGYSEFEYARTAMALNVKYYILKPCSKETIINTVKQAIEDCCSKKKTVPSYIFKIARKLSQDFIEKIKQPEEIINDMFNLLSDNNDCDYVKAVVLSFLTNIWYSYVNLIDSSIYYNELENSKTKEEIMEFLNGHLKLLSQKIIRNSKPLDSSKEFIKKCIEYAKENFSNPSLTLKYIAENYLYMNVDYVSRQFCKITGEKFSTFLGRLRVENAKDILRKNPDEKIYTVAEMVGCGNNPQYLTQLFKKYEGITPSAFVNLLKGNA from the coding sequence ATGTACAAACTTATAATAATTGACGATGAAAAAATAATCCGCGAAACAATCGGTTCAATGATAGACTGGAAAAGTATAGATGTAGAACTTGTCGGGTTATGTTCAAACGGTATGGAAGGCCTTGATATGATAATAGACGAAGACCCCGATATAGTTATGACAGACATTCGTATGCCAGTGTTTTCGGGACTGGAACTAATAAAAAGAATAAGGCAGCTTAATAAGGACATAGAGTTTATCATTCTTTCGGGATACAGTGAGTTTGAATACGCCCGCACGGCTATGGCCTTAAATGTAAAATATTATATTCTAAAGCCTTGCAGCAAGGAAACAATTATCAATACCGTAAAGCAGGCAATAGAAGACTGCTGCAGTAAGAAAAAAACCGTGCCGAGTTATATTTTTAAAATAGCAAGAAAACTGAGTCAGGATTTTATTGAAAAGATAAAGCAACCTGAAGAAATCATAAATGATATGTTTAACTTGTTGTCGGACAACAATGACTGTGATTACGTAAAAGCTGTGGTATTGAGCTTTCTGACAAATATTTGGTACTCTTATGTTAACTTAATCGATTCCTCAATATATTATAATGAACTGGAAAACTCAAAAACAAAAGAAGAAATCATGGAATTTCTGAATGGCCATCTGAAACTGCTAAGCCAAAAAATAATCAGAAATTCAAAACCGTTGGACAGTTCAAAGGAATTTATAAAAAAATGCATTGAGTATGCTAAAGAAAATTTTTCCAATCCCTCCCTCACGCTAAAATATATTGCCGAAAATTATCTTTACATGAATGTTGACTATGTCAGCAGACAGTTCTGCAAAATAACAGGCGAAAAATTCTCTACTTTTCTCGGCAGGTTAAGAGTAGAGAATGCAAAAGATATTTTACGCAAAAACCCGGATGAAAAAATATATACTGTGGCAGAAATGGTTGGCTGCGGAAACAATCCGCAGTACCTGACTCAGCTTTTCAAAAAGTATGAAGGTATTACACCAAGCGCATTTGTTAACTTACTGAAAGGGAATGCCTAA
- a CDS encoding substrate-binding domain-containing protein has translation MRKNEKPVVVFISHILTSVFPIVLITLSFFYKPEILKLIIYISLFLALAGNIPLILISIRMNAEYKFLAETLLNASNGDLLAAMQRNKNKGAKGILTEFEKFIKYLDDVFSKVGHSAEEVKHLVNTVKATSKEASEVANQIAASAELVSKGAIEQANDAEESTKITSELLTMFEEVAKSAEIMTRKAENTKAVSEFGKANINELLDKSKLTEINMGEINSKINELNKMAENIDRITTAMAQIAGQTNLLALNASIEAARAGEAGKGFGVVAEQIKRLAQQSAVSSEEIKKIVLGIQNQINVTTETILATSDTIRLQTQSVYKTRDAFNEISKAINDLYNQLIEVKTGIGILDKVKQKLYNSIANISSVAEKTVASTQEIATLMFSQTNSSEILVQLSESFDTLIKNLDDALNKFNYTKVEARKRSFAIIPCVDIEFFSETREGAEDAAAKLGVDLIWRAPEKYDSRLQAELIDEVVAMGVSGIGIGPIDGPEVRESLKKAMNMGIKVICFDTDIPDIGRDAFIGTDNYKAGITFGELVAKKLNYKGRVIGTQAKKQTLNQKERMAGFIETIKKYPDIELVEICETDEKDGERRWQAVKAFIQKIRNFDCFICMDASGSYIAGKIREELGITPVCVVFDKTEYSEKPVRDGYTTVLAQRPRLWGELCVRRLNELCNGKTIKEKEDTGIYEINRNNVNIFFK, from the coding sequence ATGAGAAAAAACGAAAAGCCGGTTGTGGTTTTTATTTCACATATTCTCACGTCAGTTTTTCCAATTGTTTTGATAACATTATCTTTCTTTTACAAACCCGAAATTTTAAAATTAATAATTTACATTTCATTATTTCTTGCGCTGGCGGGAAACATACCGCTGATTCTGATCTCAATACGAATGAATGCAGAATACAAATTTCTGGCAGAAACCCTGTTAAATGCCAGTAACGGTGATTTGCTTGCAGCGATGCAACGGAATAAAAATAAAGGGGCAAAAGGTATTTTGACGGAATTTGAAAAATTCATTAAATATCTTGACGATGTATTTTCGAAAGTGGGACATTCAGCGGAAGAAGTTAAACATCTTGTAAATACCGTTAAAGCCACGTCAAAAGAAGCGTCCGAAGTGGCAAACCAAATAGCCGCATCAGCCGAACTGGTATCAAAAGGGGCAATAGAACAGGCGAATGACGCAGAGGAGAGTACTAAAATAACCTCTGAGCTTTTGACCATGTTTGAAGAGGTTGCAAAATCCGCAGAAATTATGACACGAAAGGCTGAAAATACAAAAGCCGTGTCCGAGTTCGGGAAGGCAAACATTAATGAGCTGCTTGATAAAAGCAAGCTGACCGAAATCAATATGGGGGAAATAAACAGTAAAATTAACGAACTGAATAAGATGGCCGAGAATATAGACAGGATAACCACAGCCATGGCGCAGATTGCAGGCCAGACAAATCTTCTGGCTCTGAATGCATCAATAGAAGCCGCACGGGCCGGAGAAGCCGGTAAAGGCTTCGGAGTGGTTGCCGAGCAGATAAAAAGGCTGGCCCAGCAAAGTGCGGTTTCGAGTGAAGAAATTAAAAAGATTGTACTCGGTATACAGAATCAAATAAATGTAACCACCGAAACAATATTGGCTACTTCCGATACAATAAGGCTTCAGACCCAATCGGTGTATAAAACGCGAGATGCGTTCAACGAAATCTCAAAGGCGATAAATGATTTATATAATCAGCTGATTGAAGTCAAAACCGGAATCGGAATTCTGGACAAGGTTAAACAAAAGCTTTATAATTCCATAGCCAATATTTCTTCCGTCGCTGAAAAAACAGTTGCTTCAACCCAGGAGATTGCCACTCTTATGTTTTCCCAGACCAATTCTTCGGAAATACTTGTTCAGCTTTCTGAAAGTTTTGATACCCTCATTAAGAATCTTGATGATGCTTTAAACAAGTTTAACTATACCAAAGTTGAAGCCAGAAAACGTTCTTTTGCAATAATTCCATGCGTCGATATAGAATTTTTCTCCGAGACAAGGGAAGGGGCAGAAGATGCGGCGGCAAAACTGGGGGTGGATTTAATATGGCGTGCTCCCGAGAAATATGATTCCAGACTCCAGGCCGAATTGATAGACGAAGTTGTAGCAATGGGTGTTTCGGGAATAGGGATAGGCCCAATTGACGGGCCTGAAGTGAGGGAAAGCCTGAAAAAGGCCATGAATATGGGAATCAAGGTAATTTGTTTTGACACCGATATACCAGATATCGGAAGGGATGCATTTATAGGAACCGACAACTACAAAGCGGGAATAACTTTCGGCGAACTGGTTGCGAAAAAACTTAATTATAAAGGCCGTGTTATCGGAACACAGGCCAAAAAACAGACTTTAAACCAGAAAGAGCGCATGGCCGGGTTTATCGAAACAATAAAAAAATACCCTGACATTGAGCTGGTTGAAATATGTGAAACCGATGAAAAAGACGGAGAACGGAGATGGCAGGCCGTTAAGGCCTTTATTCAGAAAATAAGAAATTTTGACTGCTTTATATGTATGGATGCTTCTGGAAGTTACATAGCGGGAAAAATCAGGGAAGAGCTGGGCATAACGCCTGTCTGTGTGGTATTTGACAAAACCGAGTACTCGGAAAAACCCGTAAGGGACGGCTATACCACTGTGCTTGCCCAGAGGCCAAGGTTATGGGGTGAACTCTGTGTCAGAAGGCTTAATGAATTATGCAACGGTAAAACTATAAAAGAAAAGGAAGATACAGGTATATATGAGATAAACAGAAACAATGTGAATATATTTTTCAAGTAG
- a CDS encoding CCA tRNA nucleotidyltransferase, which produces MHLPDEVMTIINTLEKHGYEAYIVGGCVRDMLLGLKPKDYDICTSAYPEQVMELFPRSIPTGIKHGTVTVIINNTPFEVTTFRIESGYTDFRHPEKVIFSDSLTEDLKRRDFTINAMAYHPVKGVIDPFNGINDLRKMVIRTVGNPRERFGEDALRMLRAIRFQAAYGFSIDPDTFSAIKELSGNISAISRERILEELNKTLLSSHTEAFGSLFETGLLKFIFPVFFSEKGDFSLLKKLPEEISTRWAGFLWLAEIRDPGNIKEICSCLRMSNKLKNDILKISVTLKTGLPKNQFVMRLTLADTGCEPFARALNIMKAFGLYQTNISDAEISFERIIAEKHCLSLSELAVNGSDLIAMGVKPGKNLGVILNTLFLCVLQNPDLNRKDILIHFAGIINNKFGNREALDF; this is translated from the coding sequence ATGCATTTACCCGACGAAGTGATGACAATTATAAACACGCTTGAAAAACACGGGTATGAGGCGTATATCGTAGGCGGTTGCGTGCGTGACATGCTTCTCGGGCTTAAGCCAAAGGATTACGACATATGTACGTCGGCTTATCCCGAACAGGTTATGGAATTGTTTCCCAGAAGCATTCCGACAGGCATAAAACACGGAACTGTTACCGTTATTATAAACAATACTCCCTTTGAAGTTACAACTTTCCGGATTGAATCCGGTTATACCGACTTCAGGCATCCGGAGAAAGTAATATTTTCTGACTCCCTCACTGAAGATCTCAAAAGACGGGACTTCACTATTAATGCGATGGCTTATCACCCCGTTAAGGGCGTTATAGATCCTTTCAACGGCATTAACGACCTCAGGAAAATGGTGATAAGGACTGTTGGCAATCCGAGGGAAAGATTTGGCGAAGACGCGCTAAGGATGCTCAGGGCCATTCGTTTTCAGGCTGCTTACGGTTTTTCAATCGATCCGGATACCTTTTCGGCAATAAAGGAGCTTTCCGGAAACATCAGTGCAATCAGCCGCGAAAGAATACTGGAGGAACTGAACAAAACTTTGCTCTCATCGCATACTGAAGCTTTCGGGAGTTTGTTTGAAACAGGACTGTTAAAATTCATCTTTCCCGTTTTCTTTTCCGAAAAAGGGGATTTCTCGCTTTTAAAAAAACTTCCTGAGGAAATTTCAACAAGATGGGCAGGTTTTCTGTGGCTTGCTGAAATTCGTGATCCGGGAAATATAAAAGAAATCTGTTCGTGCCTTAGAATGAGCAACAAACTGAAAAATGACATTCTGAAAATTTCAGTGACGCTCAAAACCGGACTGCCGAAAAATCAGTTCGTAATGCGTCTTACTCTGGCGGACACCGGTTGTGAACCTTTTGCCCGTGCCCTGAATATTATGAAAGCTTTTGGCTTGTACCAAACCAATATATCAGACGCGGAAATATCCTTTGAGCGAATAATCGCTGAAAAGCACTGTTTAAGCCTTTCTGAATTGGCCGTTAACGGCAGCGACCTTATAGCAATGGGCGTTAAACCGGGAAAAAACCTTGGGGTTATATTAAATACTTTATTTCTTTGCGTGCTGCAAAATCCCGATCTGAACCGTAAAGACATTCTCATTCATTTCGCCGGTATTATAAACAACAAGTTCGGCAACAGAGAGGCTTTGGACTTTTGA
- a CDS encoding sensor histidine kinase encodes MFDKISSILKPNTLKGKLLSMLMIAISIICVFSILITIVLWHISNKMLQHSMTEAMSYAAERLESVFDATSGIAVLMAEDPVLLNYVKEPVTNNKPEFARTGEITKALANYCNNNPYISYIYLWQNGKYRDEDGSIIRYSRYYPVASMIKEDSRRKLNEVAVEKNGKVEYCFLDEDKEGIFLTRVIHTIDDYTFINHGVLAIRLNVQRLLKDLSKANNTSEQTILLLANDEEVLFSSQKLPEAICKKILSMNREYKVLKINGKNYFVMERHFKLLGLRYFYMAYYENYHLLRSIYIITTVVIILVASILFFTSKHILDSITIHFDNLIKKMVIYSNGNFESIDVGYDYSKRNDEIGMVHQQFDKMADQIRTLINDNYVKQLLLKEAQFKQLEQQINPHFLYNTLETINWYSEAAGEHKIAQLVRALGSTLRSTLERSDIVTIKSELELVNNYMTIQKIRYENRLEYYIDADETLLNCRIPKITIQPIVENAIKYGLEENMDTCYIYIYVKQCGNDICITVKNTGSEFEENIIDKIKEQHVVPQGFGIGLRNIHDRLQLAYGQNYGLTVSNEDNMAVVRIKLPKIESELKEEEHVQTYNN; translated from the coding sequence GTGTTCGACAAAATTAGCTCAATACTAAAACCCAACACACTTAAAGGCAAACTTTTATCCATGCTTATGATAGCAATTTCCATTATCTGCGTTTTTTCGATCCTGATAACTATAGTCCTTTGGCATATAAGCAATAAAATGCTGCAACATTCCATGACCGAAGCCATGAGTTATGCAGCCGAACGTCTTGAAAGCGTATTCGATGCGACTTCAGGGATTGCGGTACTTATGGCGGAAGATCCCGTGTTACTGAATTACGTAAAGGAGCCCGTTACCAACAATAAGCCTGAATTTGCCAGAACAGGAGAAATAACCAAGGCTTTGGCAAACTACTGCAATAATAATCCTTATATTTCTTATATATATTTATGGCAAAACGGAAAGTACCGTGATGAAGACGGTTCGATTATACGGTATTCAAGATACTACCCTGTGGCGTCGATGATTAAGGAAGATTCGCGCCGTAAACTGAATGAAGTTGCCGTGGAAAAGAACGGAAAAGTTGAATACTGTTTTCTTGACGAGGACAAGGAAGGCATTTTCCTGACCCGTGTTATACATACAATCGATGACTATACTTTCATAAACCACGGTGTACTTGCCATACGCCTTAATGTTCAGCGGCTTTTAAAAGATCTTTCAAAAGCGAATAATACATCAGAACAGACCATCCTCCTTCTTGCAAATGATGAAGAGGTTCTTTTTTCTTCCCAGAAACTGCCCGAAGCAATCTGCAAAAAAATTCTAAGTATGAACAGGGAGTATAAAGTGCTTAAAATAAACGGAAAAAATTATTTTGTCATGGAACGCCATTTTAAACTGCTCGGATTAAGGTATTTTTATATGGCTTATTACGAAAATTACCACCTTTTACGTTCTATTTACATCATAACGACAGTTGTAATCATTTTAGTCGCGTCAATACTTTTTTTTACAAGCAAGCACATTCTCGATTCAATTACAATACATTTTGACAATTTAATAAAAAAGATGGTAATATACAGCAACGGTAATTTTGAGTCAATTGACGTAGGCTATGACTATTCAAAACGGAATGATGAAATAGGTATGGTTCATCAACAGTTTGACAAAATGGCTGATCAGATACGAACACTGATTAACGACAATTATGTAAAACAACTTCTGCTTAAAGAAGCGCAATTTAAACAGCTTGAACAGCAAATTAATCCCCATTTCCTGTATAATACTCTTGAAACAATCAACTGGTACAGCGAGGCAGCAGGCGAGCACAAGATTGCTCAGCTTGTCCGCGCTCTTGGAAGTACCCTGAGGAGTACACTCGAGCGCAGCGATATAGTCACCATAAAAAGCGAACTTGAACTGGTAAATAATTACATGACAATTCAGAAAATCCGTTACGAGAATCGGCTGGAATATTACATTGACGCCGATGAAACTTTGCTAAACTGCCGAATCCCGAAAATAACCATACAACCCATTGTTGAAAATGCAATTAAATACGGTCTGGAAGAAAATATGGATACCTGCTATATTTATATTTACGTAAAACAGTGTGGAAATGACATATGTATTACCGTTAAAAACACCGGTTCAGAATTCGAGGAAAACATTATAGACAAAATCAAGGAACAACATGTTGTGCCACAGGGATTTGGAATTGGACTTCGTAACATACACGACAGACTGCAGCTTGCGTATGGCCAAAATTACGGTTTAACCGTATCCAATGAAGACAATATGGCCGTTGTAAGAATTAAACTGCCAAAAATAGAGAGTGAATTAAAGGAGGAGGAACATGTACAAACTTATAATAATTGA